The genomic stretch CATatatttccatatttttttaataaactacAGTCATTTTCTGACTTGAGTAGAAGTTAATAGTTTAGTGCAAAGTAGGAAAACACTGAGCTTGAGATGTGTAGTTAATGTAAATTTTTCCACTATGTACATTACCTTATAAGCAAATCAGATTGAACTAGCTAGAAATGCAGTGTCATTAGGATCGATAAATTTTTAGCCCCAgtctaaattgaaaaaaattcataaaaatgttatatatgttaatgaaaaatttttaaattttgtttcttctgGTTTTGTTTAAATGACTGCTGATCATGTATGTTCACTTAACtattatttattggttttaaTTTGGGAACAGTTATttgcactctaaaaatctcattttgcactccactcaagtgtatttttctttctaaatatggaaagtttggagtgcaataTGAGAATTTTGAAGCCACTGAACTACATAACAGATGCATCTGATACCTCACTTGTTTCCAGCTAATCAACCATGGAGGAAtttcaaacataaaaaagagCCTCCGTTTAAGAAGCAGAAAGTTGAACTGCCTCAAGGTGAGTGGAGCCTTGTAGAAGCTTTTGTTTTCTAACCTTTTTTTTCTGTTGGGGTAGTGGTCGGCTGTTTCTTGTGCCTTCATGCACATGATGCTGTGATTCTCTAATGCCATACCTCTACTATCTAAATGATCCACCATTTACACTTATCTTGTGCCACTGTCTGTACAAGAAAAACTATTTCGTCCGAACACCCTAATTCAATCTTCTAGGATTCGTCTTCTACTTCCCCAATTAGCTCATCATAATAAACTTTCGCCGAAAATTTCTCTTACAACTGTCCCCTCTATTGAACCTTGTCTCTATCCTCGGCCAAAGTAAACCTTGTAACTATCCCTCTTCCCTCCATTTCACTATTTTATATTCTTCCAGGCTTACAGCTGTAAAATTGTTTTATTtgagtttaaattttcattGAAGAAGTctattatttgaattttcagCTCCCCCTAAAACTACATTTAAAACTGGAATGTCATCAGCAACTGCTGCAAAGGGCAGGTACTCATCATCACCTCTTCCAACTCTACCTGAGCAATCTGGGGCTCTATCATCTCCATTAAAAACTGGAAATAGTTTGAAGAGTCATGCAAGTGCAGAAGATGTTATACCCTTTCAAGTGACTAGAAAAGATAAGCCCGCTCCAAGCTCTGATAAAGAAATCCCAATCAGGAACAGTACTGCACCACGACAAACAGTGGGCAAAGACAATAGTGGAGCTAACCCTACAGATTTGCAGAGTATGTTGATTGCTTTGCTCACGGAGAATTCCAAGGGGATGAGAATAAAGGTATGCactaaaaaaaatgacatttaatatatttgaTATTGGCCATGTGTCTACTATTAAATCGTCCAATCTTATAAGGTCGTTTTATCTTGATTTATTTTAGACATAATATACTCCACGTGGACAAATGCCACTGTAAATGATATATTCCCAAAAAGGACATATGACTCATCCCACCACTTGACACAAGATGAGTGGATGAGAGTTCTAGCCAGCCTGCTGCAGGATATCGATGGGAACCCCTGGGCTTTGCCACAAAAGCTGCACATACATCACATATTTTTTATGTAGTTGCTGTTCTTAAGCACCCTAAAACCCAACTTTATCTGAATAAATGGAAAATAAGTTTTCCCTAAACAGTTCTGAAACCATCAGATATCCATTTCATAAATTTGACTATGATGCATGCTCTGCATGTTTATTTCATTTCAAGCTATAACTAAAACAGTTTTAGTCTTATGACAAACAATTATTTCTCAATCTGTTTGAACAAAAccactttaaaatctttttcagaaaaaaaaaccaatacaCATCTTCAAACAGATTTCTCAACAATTTGAATCACGTGCTTTGTAAATAAAATCCATTGAAGAATACTGTTTCAAAGATCTTTTGAAGATATCCTTTAGAAAACATGCTTCCAACCAGATTCTTTGCTATGCATGAACTATTGTTTTCATGCATAATAATAGATAATCATATCATGAAACTAGAGCGAGTATGAGTTCCCCTACtttattccaaacacattttTATCAAAGCACGTGGTAGCTATTTTCCTATTGCCAACTGCACAGCCAAATGTTAGTTTCGTACTGCATTGTTACTGTTTTAGCAGGGGGTACCAAAAGCTGATACACTTTTATATTGTCTGATTGTGTTACAGATATTTATAAAAGGCAAAATGATAGActaagtattgaatttaaaggAATCCTTTGAGTGGAGCATAAGAATGAATGCCAGTTGTTGGGGAGGGTGTAAGAATGCAGATAAGAGAGACGGAATTTAAAACTTTTTTCTCCAagcaaaattatgttaaatagaAATGGGAAGGGAAACAATCAAATCACTTTGGATATTGTGGTAGTTCATCTGGAATTCTACAGTATCCAACTGTGTTATAAATTCAAACAATGTCTTGTTTTCTTCTCCTGCTACTTATCTCTCTCAATCTTGCTTTTTTAATAGGATTTAGAGAAAGCTATTGCAGATTCATATCCAAACtctataaagaaaattgagccTATTATTAAGAAGGTAAGTGACGAAAATCCTTGATGCTATTATTCGAATAACATTAAGTGATATTATATCTTCTCATTCAATTTTGACATCAGATTGCTAATTATCAAGCTCCAGGGAGATACGTTTTGAAATCAGGAGTGGAGTTAGAAAGCTCAAAGAAACCTTTGTCTGAAAGTGGAAGGTAATCCAATTTTTTCCCTAAGGCTTAGTCTGCATGATCACGTCAATTAGTGGCAAACTTGTTTTCCTGTTATTCTTTGACTTTTAACTTGTACCGATATTGGTCCTCAAGAAATAGATGACTTGACACAACAATAAACCAAAATATCTAAGAAATATAGAAGGAAGGAATGTATTCCTGATACACAATAGTATTAAAGTTAATTTGTAGAAATATAGAAGGAAAATGGGCATCCTTTAGCCGTTCATATTCCCTTTGAGCTTGCATAATATTATTAGAGATGCTTTACGAGTTATCTCCATGATTTGTCACACAATTTATTTATATCTTGCTTGCATGCTAACTCCAATCATTCAGATTTGAATATCTAAGTTTTATGAATCTGAGTGGTTTTCAATTCTTAATTCGAAAATTGTAGTTGAGGGTTTTGAATTTAATATCCTTATGCGATCTCTTTTTtcctatttaattatttttagtgcCTTCCAAGTTTTGTACAATTTGTTCGACACATTCTTATCCCAAACTACTTTACCTAGTATCCTTTAGAACATCTCAAAagtacattcttttttatttactttgatGGCTTAACCTTTTAACAATAAATATCTGCAGACTATGGTTTTTCTTTATAGTCTATTGTGGTTGTATTTGTATCTTCTTTTGTAAAAACTGATTATCAGTGGATCAAGCAAGGATTTCCTACTATAGATATTGATGCAAGTTACATCACGGTGTATTATATAATCATTACTTTTGTGGAATTATATATCGTTCTCTATCTGTCATAAtgtgtatttgtttattttcagtTCTCCCGAGGAGAAACTTCACCAGGAACCTGCTCCTGATGGTAATCGTGATCAAATGCCTGTTCAAGCACCACACTTTGAGGAGAAAGTTTCTCCTAATGGGTTGGAGGAAGTTTCTCCTAATGGGTTGGAGGAGCAGGTTCACGAACGATTGAATGCTACAGTGGGTCAGGATTCAAGTGCATTGATTAAAATTGATAACCAACAGCAATCCCTTGATTTGTTTGGTGAAAAAAGGGGCTCCGACGATAATGTAGCGCTAGTTGGAAGCTCTAGCGATACTGGGAGTGACAGTGACAGTGATAGTGACAGTAGCGATACCGGAAGTGACAGTGGCAGTCATAGCAGAAGCAGAAGTAAAAGTCCAGCACGAAATGGGAGTGGGAGTAGTAGTGATAGTGACAGTGATGCATCTTCTAATAGCAAGGAAGGTTTTGATGAGGATGTGGATATTATGGCAAGTGACGATGACAAAGAACTGAAGCATCAATTGCAAGACTCTGAACCAGGGTTTTCTACTTTGCCCGTCCCATGGAGAACTCCTGATGGAAACCCTTTGCAGAGTGGGAATGATGAGAAGCAAGATGATCATGAAGTTGACGCAGTTGAGATTGAAAAACAGTTGCTTGATGCCGATCAGGTTGCTGAATTGGCTCCAGTTAGTAACTCTAATCATAATAAAAGTGAACCTCGAGAAGAAACAAAACCCTTTTCACCTGAGCATGGTAAGCTGCAAGACCACCAAAGTTTGGTAGATCCTTTGTATGGAGGGGAGAGTACCGCCAAGGATGACTTTAGGTATGAGCAGTCTGACAGCTCTGAGAGGATATCTAAAGGTACATCCAAAATGGTATCTGGGATAAAGCACTCTGATGAGAAATCTGAACGCAAAAATAGATTAAAAACAGAAATATCACAGCAACCTTCTCACAGTTTGTCTCCTGATAGACTTGTTGAAGGCTCTCATAAGGACCCCGTCTCTCAAacgattagtagggatgatagGGATGGGAATATTGAATCCGGATCCCTAAAGGCTTGCAACCAAGCATTTTCTGGCAGATATACTTCAGAGTTTAAACAATCAAGTCGGAAGTCTTTTGATCATAATTTACAGACAAAAGTTCCTGATTCAGCAGAAAAACCAGATAGATATGCCGAAAACTTAGGGCATGGCGGGAAGTACTCTGAAAAGAGATCTCAAATGCACGAAGGTTTCCTCCCTCAAAAAGATAAACTTTATAGAGATACTCAAAATGAGGATGGTTATGCTAATGAGAGAAAGGTTCCAAGAAATTCTAAGGAAGGTGGTACCCGAGGCAAACAGTCAATGCCCTTGGATCCTCATTACCAGAAAGACGGTGATGTGGCTGGAAAGATCAAGGGGAATGCACAAATTTCCAGCCTGTTACTGGGGGGTTCACCAAAGGATAACAGCAGAAATGGTGCAGACACATCCCCTGTTGTTCATGGCAGAGGCAGTAAACTCCAAAGAGAGTTTTCAGACTTGGAGTTGGGGGAACTTCGTGAGCCCTTGTTTGAGGAAACGCCAGTTAAGAAGCAATTTGAGAGGAAAAGTTCTTTTAAGCAGTCAGATAACAAAACGAGCACTTCAGAGAACAGGGTTTCTGAATTCGGTAAAGTGAAACCTGCAGGAAAGGCAAATTTTGATTTGCGAAGGCCATCCCCTCCAGATTTAAACTCTAAGCTTCCATGTAATCAGGAAGGCTCGAATAAAAAGAGGAACTATGAAGATCGCATTGAGGATTTAACAAGGTCGCAACAGAGAGCTGTGCAGTCTCAGTCACAGCACCCATCACTAGTAGATCATCCTGATGTGGGGCGTTCGTTTAGCAAAACAGTGGATCTTACTAGTAAATCTCGACAGAATGAAGCTGGAGGCAGACAAGCAATTGGTGTGGCTGGACATGGAGAAAGCAATAAGAAAGCAACCGCAAGTGCTCCTCAGCAGCTTGACTCAAAGCGAAGGCTAGTTTCCCAACCCATACAAGAAAGTAAAAGACATGCACCCAATATAATGGTGGATTCAACTGATGTACCCAAGAAATCAATGGTGGCAGAGGGCATTGACAGTGATAGAAAAAAGAGGGATTCTTCTTCAGATGAGAATAGTTGTTCTTATTCTAAGTATGAGAAAAATGAGCCCGAGTTCAAGGGACCAATaaaagatttctctcagtaAGTGAACATGTTAAAGCTTTTACAATAGTGAAAACCATCAAACCAGGTTTTGGCTGTGTTGTATTTAATCCTGGTTTTTGACATCCGAATTACTTTAtacatttttccttttcttatcTTAGGTACAAAGAGTATGTGCAAGAATATCGTGATAAGTATGATAGCTATTGCTCGTTGAACAAGACCCTAGAGAGTTACAGGTCATTTGAAGATTCCTTTCACTTCTTTTAAGGCAATAttgttcgttttttttttttttttttaatacttgtttgattaattgttttctattttttttttaatccaaaattGTGTCAAAACAATTTATTTGTGCTAAATGTAGGAATGAGTTTGAAAAGCTAGGAACGGACCTTGATTATGCTACTGGAGACACAGAGAAATATTATAACATTGTGGAGCAGCTGAAGGATTCATATCGTCAATGTGGAACGGTATGCTCTGTTCTTGATTTTCTATGAAGTGCGTAGATGATTGAACTGTGAAGTAATTCAGTAAGACATTGTATGTGAAGTAATTCAGCTAGACATTCTCACTGTTTTCTTG from Pyrus communis chromosome 7, drPyrComm1.1, whole genome shotgun sequence encodes the following:
- the LOC137739725 gene encoding uncharacterized protein, which encodes MYSSKSGRVGGGGGSGRGPGAGKLGRPSFPPPHRSSAHTTSRLSLGGGSNPRGRNSGPPTASAAPPAVEEQFNLVPGRNPLAFSVIIRMAPDLVEEIKRVEDQGGAPRIKFGPLPNNPMGNVIDLGGKEFTFTWDKELGDLCDIYEERESGEGGNGLLVETGCAWRKINVQRILDESTKNRVKQRSEEAERKNKSRKAIVLEQCKAPTNQLKQYDTTAANQPWRNFKHKKEPPFKKQKVELPQAPPKTTFKTGMSSATAAKGRYSSSPLPTLPEQSGALSSPLKTGNSLKSHASAEDVIPFQVTRKDKPAPSSDKEIPIRNSTAPRQTVGKDNSGANPTDLQSMLIALLTENSKGMRIKDLEKAIADSYPNSIKKIEPIIKKIANYQAPGRYVLKSGVELESSKKPLSESGSSPEEKLHQEPAPDGNRDQMPVQAPHFEEKVSPNGLEEVSPNGLEEQVHERLNATVGQDSSALIKIDNQQQSLDLFGEKRGSDDNVALVGSSSDTGSDSDSDSDSSDTGSDSGSHSRSRSKSPARNGSGSSSDSDSDASSNSKEGFDEDVDIMASDDDKELKHQLQDSEPGFSTLPVPWRTPDGNPLQSGNDEKQDDHEVDAVEIEKQLLDADQVAELAPVSNSNHNKSEPREETKPFSPEHGKLQDHQSLVDPLYGGESTAKDDFRYEQSDSSERISKGTSKMVSGIKHSDEKSERKNRLKTEISQQPSHSLSPDRLVEGSHKDPVSQTISRDDRDGNIESGSLKACNQAFSGRYTSEFKQSSRKSFDHNLQTKVPDSAEKPDRYAENLGHGGKYSEKRSQMHEGFLPQKDKLYRDTQNEDGYANERKVPRNSKEGGTRGKQSMPLDPHYQKDGDVAGKIKGNAQISSLLLGGSPKDNSRNGADTSPVVHGRGSKLQREFSDLELGELREPLFEETPVKKQFERKSSFKQSDNKTSTSENRVSEFGKVKPAGKANFDLRRPSPPDLNSKLPCNQEGSNKKRNYEDRIEDLTRSQQRAVQSQSQHPSLVDHPDVGRSFSKTVDLTSKSRQNEAGGRQAIGVAGHGESNKKATASAPQQLDSKRRLVSQPIQESKRHAPNIMVDSTDVPKKSMVAEGIDSDRKKRDSSSDENSCSYSKYEKNEPEFKGPIKDFSQYKEYVQEYRDKYDSYCSLNKTLESYRNEFEKLGTDLDYATGDTEKYYNIVEQLKDSYRQCGTRHKRLKGIFVVLHEELKQLKQRIKDFAVSYMA